One stretch of Micromonospora cremea DNA includes these proteins:
- a CDS encoding PQQ-dependent sugar dehydrogenase produces the protein MHARPRRTVVPRRKTLQVPNGSPNGVTPARRRTRAATVMLALAASALSMTAIGAPAHAEGGPTMLDPKLAVRTAATGLTSPTGLAFIGDNDMFVLEKTTGRIQRVVNGAVASTPLDLAVNSGSERGLLGIALHPNFPANPGVYLYWTESTTGADTTVLSETPLLGNRVDRFLWNGSTLTFDRNLIRIRARQEDAGQPARANHNGGVIDFGRDGKLYTFTGDLGRRGHLQNLTCGPTAVCPGPTVPDDQFGGPQTDNAHLSGVVLRLNDDGTTPTDNPFYGPGAAMGGEVGATLQKIFSYGHRNGFGMAVDPDTGNVWMQENGDDSFSEINRLEPGMNGGWIQIAGPVQRVAQFKEIETTFGGQNLQQLRWPPSNIADSTQQALGRLYMLPGAHYSDPEFSWKWEVAPGGMGFLNSRALGAQFKGDLFMGAATPALNGGYLFHFNLTGNGQKIAVDDPRLNDRVADNLAKHEITESESLLIGRDFGVVTDIETAPDGNLSVLSLTNGAVYTVYRR, from the coding sequence ATGCACGCACGACCTCGCCGTACCGTCGTCCCACGCCGCAAGACCCTGCAAGTGCCGAATGGATCACCCAACGGCGTAACACCCGCCCGCCGCCGAACCCGAGCCGCCACCGTGATGCTGGCCCTGGCCGCATCAGCCCTGTCCATGACCGCCATCGGCGCCCCAGCCCACGCCGAGGGCGGCCCGACAATGCTCGACCCGAAGCTGGCCGTGCGGACTGCCGCAACGGGGTTGACCAGCCCCACCGGCCTGGCATTCATCGGCGACAACGACATGTTCGTGCTCGAGAAGACGACCGGGCGGATCCAACGCGTCGTCAACGGAGCCGTCGCCAGCACGCCACTGGACCTCGCCGTCAACTCCGGCTCCGAGCGAGGCCTGCTCGGGATCGCCCTACACCCCAACTTCCCCGCGAACCCCGGGGTCTACCTGTACTGGACGGAGAGCACGACCGGCGCGGACACCACCGTCCTCAGCGAAACCCCACTGCTCGGTAACCGGGTCGACCGGTTCCTATGGAACGGCAGCACACTCACCTTCGACCGCAACCTGATCCGCATCCGAGCCCGTCAGGAGGACGCCGGCCAGCCCGCACGCGCCAACCACAACGGCGGAGTGATCGACTTCGGCCGCGACGGGAAGCTGTACACCTTCACCGGCGACCTCGGCCGGCGTGGCCACCTGCAAAACCTCACCTGCGGCCCCACCGCCGTCTGCCCCGGACCGACCGTGCCCGACGACCAGTTCGGCGGCCCGCAAACAGACAACGCCCACCTCAGCGGCGTCGTCCTGCGCCTCAACGACGACGGCACCACACCCACCGACAACCCCTTCTACGGTCCCGGCGCCGCCATGGGCGGCGAGGTCGGCGCCACCTTACAGAAGATCTTCTCCTACGGTCACCGCAACGGCTTCGGCATGGCCGTCGACCCCGACACCGGCAACGTGTGGATGCAGGAGAACGGCGACGACAGCTTCAGCGAGATCAACCGGCTGGAGCCGGGCATGAACGGCGGCTGGATCCAGATCGCAGGACCGGTGCAGCGCGTCGCCCAGTTCAAGGAGATCGAGACGACGTTCGGCGGGCAGAACCTTCAGCAACTGCGCTGGCCGCCGAGCAACATCGCCGACAGCACGCAACAAGCGCTCGGCAGGCTGTACATGCTCCCCGGGGCGCACTACAGCGATCCCGAGTTCAGCTGGAAGTGGGAGGTCGCACCCGGCGGGATGGGCTTCCTCAACAGCCGAGCGCTCGGGGCGCAGTTCAAGGGTGACCTGTTCATGGGCGCCGCGACGCCCGCCCTCAACGGCGGCTACCTGTTCCACTTCAACCTGACCGGCAACGGCCAGAAGATCGCCGTCGACGACCCACGACTGAACGACCGGGTGGCGGACAACCTCGCCAAGCACGAGATCACCGAGAGCGAGAGCCTTCTGATCGGCCGTGACTTCGGGGTCGTCACGGACATCGAGACCGCCCCGGACGGGAACCTGTCCGTTCTCTCGCTGACTAACGGCGCGGTCTACACGGTCTACCGCCGCTGA
- a CDS encoding sigma-70 family RNA polymerase sigma factor, with product MDETEWLAERFEQHRPRLRAVAYRMLGSLAEADDAVQDAWIRLSRSEAERIDNLGGWLTTVVARECLHMLRSRRHRREDSFPAHSPDPVLIPDGDLDPEQEALLADSVGLALLVVLDRLTPAERLAFVLHDMFEVPFEEIAGMVGRTPAAARQLASRARRRVIGAEIPQPDPDLARQRQVVDAFFTAARAGDFDALVEVLAPDVVLRADVGSGRPPTVIRGVPAVAKLARAPRGAQLHPALVNGTVGTVITVNGRPSAILAFTVVNDKIVAIDGIRDPGRVRRVAATVLRPDVVVATATRCGSGDGIV from the coding sequence ATGGACGAGACCGAGTGGCTGGCCGAGCGCTTCGAGCAGCACCGCCCCCGGCTGCGGGCGGTGGCCTATCGGATGCTCGGTTCGCTTGCCGAGGCCGACGACGCCGTCCAGGACGCCTGGATACGGCTGAGCCGATCCGAGGCGGAACGGATCGACAACCTCGGCGGATGGCTGACCACCGTCGTGGCCCGAGAGTGCCTGCACATGCTGCGCTCCCGCCGACACCGCCGGGAGGATTCGTTCCCAGCGCACTCGCCCGACCCGGTCCTCATTCCTGACGGGGACCTCGACCCCGAGCAGGAGGCGTTGCTGGCCGACTCGGTGGGCCTGGCCCTGCTCGTCGTGCTCGACCGTCTCACGCCGGCCGAGCGGTTGGCGTTCGTGCTCCACGACATGTTCGAGGTGCCCTTCGAGGAGATCGCCGGCATGGTGGGCCGCACCCCCGCCGCCGCGCGACAGCTCGCCAGCCGAGCACGGCGCCGCGTAATCGGCGCCGAGATCCCGCAGCCCGACCCGGATCTGGCGCGCCAGCGGCAGGTTGTCGACGCCTTCTTCACGGCGGCGCGGGCCGGCGACTTCGACGCCCTCGTCGAGGTCCTCGCCCCCGACGTCGTACTGCGTGCCGACGTCGGCTCCGGCCGGCCGCCAACTGTCATCCGCGGCGTGCCGGCCGTGGCCAAACTGGCCCGCGCCCCGCGCGGCGCCCAGCTGCACCCCGCGCTGGTCAACGGCACAGTCGGAACGGTGATCACCGTTAACGGGCGGCCGTCCGCCATCCTGGCCTTCACCGTCGTCAACGACAAGATCGTCGCGATCGACGGCATCCGCGATCCCGGCCGCGTCCGCCGAGTCGCGGCCACCGTCCTGCGGCCAGACGTAGTTGTCGCGACTGCGACGCGATGCGGTAGCGGCGACGGAATTGTGTGA
- a CDS encoding carboxymuconolactone decarboxylase family protein has translation MRLDILNRGYSPATKVLFALIRLFSGHPVPDAAKLVFYRPDFYGARAKEFTHEAMRGPSDWSVGDRELMAAYVSKVNESAFCVGAHTATASQAYQDGLRVAAVLADLESAPVEEPLRATLRMLGKLTAEGKVSAGDMREVLSAGVSPRQVEDALAVCVAFNTTDRLADAFGFEVLSPEGFQAGAKYLLKRGYR, from the coding sequence ATGCGACTTGACATCCTCAACCGCGGCTACAGCCCCGCAACCAAGGTGCTCTTCGCGCTCATCCGTCTGTTCTCCGGGCACCCGGTACCGGACGCCGCGAAGCTGGTCTTCTACCGGCCCGATTTCTACGGCGCCCGGGCGAAGGAGTTCACCCACGAGGCGATGCGCGGCCCGTCTGACTGGTCGGTGGGCGACCGGGAGCTGATGGCGGCCTACGTGTCCAAGGTGAACGAGTCCGCGTTCTGCGTCGGCGCGCACACCGCGACCGCAAGTCAGGCGTACCAGGACGGGCTGCGGGTCGCGGCGGTGCTGGCCGACCTGGAATCGGCCCCCGTCGAGGAGCCGCTGCGGGCAACGCTGCGGATGCTGGGCAAGCTGACCGCCGAAGGAAAGGTGAGCGCCGGGGACATGCGGGAAGTGCTGTCCGCCGGCGTCTCACCCCGGCAGGTCGAGGACGCGCTGGCGGTCTGCGTCGCGTTCAACACGACCGACCGGCTTGCCGACGCCTTCGGCTTCGAGGTGCTCAGCCCCGAGGGCTTCCAGGCAGGAGCCAAGTACCTGCTCAAGCGCGGTTACCGATAG
- a CDS encoding ROK family transcriptional regulator: MDVEARAPRRANRSTVLAHVLTHGPVTRTAIGQETDLSPATVSRIVEQLLDEGLLTETDGAPTATRGRRATRVAIAAGRGVVCGVDVGGSNVRLVVADLAATPLVGRTVPTPAGYDAPRLAQWLADLIRQTVGDNLDRLDCVAVGLPGAVRQHDRTVSNAPNLPQVEDPEFLRLLEKRLATGVEVDNDSNYALLGELRFGAARDAQTAVMFTIGAGLGAGVAIERRLFRGRSGLVGEFGHLPAGPLGVALEQIITGPGILARARDLGLPFDNPADVFHSKDSRLVPVKQYVEQALLIILTAAVVAYEPEVIVLGGGISHALKPDLGRLGGRLREIVPAAAAVVHSAELGDLSGALGAVVAALHTAYGRLGLAELDLAHVPQSDALARSDLPALSAKVIA; the protein is encoded by the coding sequence GTGGACGTGGAAGCCCGAGCACCTCGGCGCGCGAACCGGTCGACCGTGCTGGCCCACGTCCTGACACACGGCCCGGTGACCCGCACGGCCATCGGCCAGGAGACCGACCTCTCCCCCGCCACTGTCTCGCGCATCGTCGAACAGCTCCTTGACGAGGGGCTGCTGACCGAGACCGATGGCGCCCCGACCGCTACCCGGGGCCGACGGGCGACCCGGGTGGCGATCGCCGCCGGACGGGGCGTGGTCTGCGGGGTCGACGTTGGCGGTTCCAACGTCCGCTTGGTGGTGGCCGACCTCGCCGCCACGCCGCTGGTCGGCCGGACCGTCCCCACTCCGGCCGGCTACGACGCCCCTCGGCTGGCTCAGTGGCTGGCCGACCTGATCCGGCAGACCGTCGGGGACAACCTGGACCGGCTCGACTGCGTGGCGGTTGGGCTACCCGGCGCCGTCCGGCAGCACGACCGCACCGTATCCAACGCGCCGAACCTTCCTCAGGTGGAGGACCCGGAGTTCCTCCGGCTGCTGGAGAAGCGGCTGGCGACCGGGGTCGAGGTGGACAACGACTCCAACTACGCGCTCCTCGGCGAGCTACGCTTCGGCGCCGCCCGCGACGCGCAGACCGCGGTGATGTTCACCATCGGGGCTGGCCTCGGCGCCGGCGTCGCCATCGAACGGCGGCTGTTCCGGGGTCGCAGCGGCCTGGTCGGCGAGTTCGGGCACCTGCCGGCCGGTCCGCTGGGAGTCGCACTCGAACAGATCATCACCGGGCCCGGCATCCTCGCCCGCGCCCGAGACCTCGGCCTACCGTTCGACAACCCGGCCGACGTGTTCCACTCCAAAGACTCCCGACTGGTGCCGGTCAAGCAGTACGTCGAGCAGGCGCTGCTGATCATCCTCACCGCGGCGGTGGTCGCCTACGAACCCGAGGTGATCGTCCTTGGCGGCGGCATCTCCCACGCGCTCAAACCCGACCTCGGCCGGCTGGGCGGCCGGTTGCGGGAGATCGTGCCCGCCGCTGCGGCGGTCGTACACAGCGCGGAGCTTGGGGACCTCTCCGGTGCGTTGGGTGCCGTGGTGGCGGCGTTGCACACCGCGTACGGGCGACTCGGGCTCGCCGAACTCGACCTCGCCCACGTACCCCAGTCGGACGCCCTCGCCCGCTCCGACCTGCCCGCGTTGTCCGCCAAGGTGATCGCGTAG
- a CDS encoding substrate-binding domain-containing protein — protein sequence MALLVSACSNETSSDGGGASSGPRTEPSLSFVGPGGETPTAADQLSLTPEEQQKVKDGNYSAAFVWHEGSALTKAVESGVRKEFDQLGIKVLASTSAEFDAARQANNVQTVLALKPDLIVTIAVDPTAAAAAFKPAVDAGVKLVVMTTPPKDYKAGEQIVGIVTADLTAFGKANAEMLGKALGGKGKVGYIYHDADFWFTNQRDKAFKDWLGYLYPDIKIVEETGFSDPARTEDIATAMLTRHSDLNGVYVAWATAAEGVLAATRQQGRTDVKIVTNDLEANLAADMVKGGNIAGVVANGSTRLGQNLGIVAAYGLIGKKAPELVVGSPMAATKENIAEAWRDDYGQEPPAEVRGN from the coding sequence TTGGCGCTCCTGGTCAGCGCCTGCTCGAACGAGACGTCCAGCGACGGTGGCGGCGCGTCGAGCGGCCCCCGCACCGAACCGAGTTTGTCGTTCGTCGGCCCCGGCGGGGAGACGCCGACCGCCGCCGACCAGCTTTCGCTGACCCCCGAGGAGCAGCAGAAGGTCAAGGACGGCAACTACTCGGCCGCCTTCGTCTGGCACGAGGGTTCCGCGCTGACCAAGGCGGTGGAGTCCGGGGTCCGCAAGGAGTTCGACCAGCTCGGCATCAAGGTGCTGGCCAGCACCAGCGCCGAGTTCGACGCGGCCCGGCAGGCCAACAACGTGCAGACCGTCCTGGCGCTCAAGCCCGACCTGATCGTCACCATCGCGGTCGATCCCACCGCGGCGGCCGCGGCCTTCAAGCCCGCCGTGGACGCCGGCGTCAAGCTGGTCGTGATGACCACACCGCCGAAGGACTACAAGGCCGGGGAGCAGATCGTCGGGATCGTCACCGCCGACCTGACCGCGTTCGGCAAAGCCAATGCGGAGATGCTCGGCAAGGCGCTCGGAGGCAAGGGCAAGGTCGGCTACATCTACCACGACGCCGACTTCTGGTTCACCAACCAGCGCGACAAGGCGTTCAAGGACTGGCTGGGCTACCTCTACCCGGACATCAAGATCGTCGAGGAGACGGGCTTCTCCGACCCGGCGCGGACCGAGGACATCGCCACCGCGATGCTGACCCGCCACTCCGACCTCAACGGCGTCTACGTCGCCTGGGCCACCGCCGCCGAGGGCGTGCTCGCCGCAACCCGGCAGCAGGGGCGTACCGACGTCAAGATCGTCACCAATGACCTGGAGGCGAACCTCGCCGCCGACATGGTCAAGGGCGGAAACATCGCTGGCGTCGTCGCCAACGGCTCCACCCGGCTCGGCCAGAACCTGGGCATCGTCGCCGCCTACGGGCTGATCGGCAAGAAGGCTCCGGAGCTGGTCGTCGGATCGCCGATGGCCGCCACCAAGGAGAACATCGCCGAGGCCTGGCGCGACGACTACGGCCAGGAGCCGCCGGCCGAGGTGCGCGGCAACTGA
- a CDS encoding phosphotriesterase family protein, with product MGYVQTVLGPVSPESLGRVLSHEHLGALVPGPWLSGGAGDDRADLAVDAVRALPELGFGTIVDLSPYEVVGHDVALLREVARRTGLHVVAGSAIYLEPYSPGWALNASVDEMRERFVADATIGVGDTGVKVGIFGEQATGLNEITPHEEKCLRAAARAHVATGLSVNTHTTHGTMALEQVEILRQEKADLSRIVIGHLDINPDPDYLRAVLATGVNIAFDTLGKQFWDFVLAPLPENPPEGEFGKRAYHRPDHARLDMLAGLVRDGYADRILLSMDLTGAEAYLNPGTHGRLGYSYLGREIVPGLARLGVPPEALDQMLVANPARLLTVG from the coding sequence ATGGGGTACGTCCAGACAGTCCTCGGGCCGGTGTCCCCCGAGTCGCTCGGCCGGGTGCTGAGTCACGAGCACCTCGGCGCGCTGGTGCCCGGGCCGTGGCTGTCCGGCGGTGCCGGCGACGACCGCGCGGACCTCGCCGTCGACGCGGTACGGGCTCTGCCGGAACTGGGCTTCGGCACGATCGTGGATCTGTCCCCGTACGAAGTGGTGGGTCACGACGTGGCCCTGCTCCGCGAGGTGGCCCGGCGTACCGGTCTGCACGTCGTCGCCGGGTCGGCGATCTACCTGGAGCCGTACTCGCCGGGCTGGGCGCTCAACGCCAGTGTGGACGAGATGCGGGAGCGGTTCGTCGCCGACGCCACGATCGGGGTGGGGGACACCGGTGTCAAGGTCGGCATCTTCGGGGAGCAGGCCACCGGGCTGAACGAGATCACCCCGCACGAGGAGAAGTGCCTGCGGGCCGCCGCCCGCGCCCACGTCGCCACCGGGCTGTCGGTGAACACCCACACCACGCACGGCACGATGGCGCTGGAGCAGGTCGAGATCCTGCGCCAGGAAAAGGCCGACCTCTCCCGGATCGTCATCGGCCACCTGGACATCAACCCCGACCCGGACTACCTGCGGGCGGTGCTGGCGACCGGCGTCAACATCGCCTTCGACACGCTCGGCAAGCAGTTCTGGGACTTCGTGCTCGCTCCGCTGCCCGAGAACCCGCCGGAGGGCGAGTTCGGCAAGCGGGCGTACCACCGGCCGGACCACGCCCGGTTGGACATGCTCGCCGGGTTGGTCCGGGACGGGTACGCCGACCGGATCCTGCTCTCGATGGACCTGACCGGCGCCGAGGCGTACCTGAACCCGGGCACGCACGGCCGCCTCGGGTACTCGTATCTGGGCCGGGAGATCGTGCCGGGGCTCGCCCGGCTCGGCGTGCCGCCGGAGGCGCTCGACCAGATGTTGGTGGCCAACCCGGCCCGACTCCTGACGGTCGGCTGA
- a CDS encoding ROK family protein, translating into MAGNSRPPSGPAGYVAGVDLGGTKLRAALADLAGHIVTEDVLATDPRGGVAVAAQIDALLRDLAARGGVDWSDIRASAIGLPGAPHPTTGTIDLAPNVSELGAIDVRAELTRRLGHPVVLDNDVNMAAAGERWLGSGRTHRHFVFVAVGTGIGMGIVLNGELVRGARGAAGEISYLPLGTDPFDPANQVHGALEEAVAGAALAARYRALSGEQATVPDVFDRAAAGDHGAQAAIDEEARFIALAVVAVTAVLDPEVVILGGGIGSRVELVEPVRRWVAALSADVPAIKTSQLGDRAGLLGAVAVARQEAGTHPDLPAKPVLPAHPDSAAWPVATQPDRNTSFESVEGR; encoded by the coding sequence ATGGCCGGGAACTCGCGCCCGCCGTCCGGTCCGGCCGGGTACGTCGCCGGGGTGGACCTCGGCGGCACCAAGCTCCGGGCTGCGCTCGCGGATCTCGCCGGTCACATCGTGACCGAGGATGTGCTGGCCACCGACCCCCGCGGTGGGGTGGCGGTCGCCGCGCAGATCGACGCCCTGCTCCGCGACCTGGCCGCCCGGGGCGGCGTGGACTGGTCCGACATCCGGGCCAGCGCGATCGGCCTGCCCGGCGCCCCGCACCCGACGACCGGCACCATTGACCTCGCCCCGAACGTCTCCGAACTCGGGGCCATCGACGTGCGGGCCGAGCTGACCCGCCGGCTGGGACACCCGGTGGTGCTGGACAACGACGTCAACATGGCGGCCGCCGGTGAGCGGTGGCTGGGCAGCGGACGTACCCACCGGCACTTCGTGTTCGTGGCGGTCGGCACCGGGATCGGCATGGGCATCGTGCTAAACGGGGAGCTGGTCCGCGGGGCTCGTGGCGCGGCGGGGGAGATCTCCTACCTGCCGCTGGGTACCGACCCGTTCGACCCGGCGAACCAGGTCCATGGCGCGCTGGAGGAGGCGGTGGCCGGCGCCGCCCTCGCCGCCCGGTACCGAGCGCTGAGCGGCGAGCAGGCCACCGTGCCCGATGTCTTCGACCGGGCCGCGGCCGGCGATCACGGCGCCCAGGCGGCCATCGACGAGGAGGCCCGGTTTATCGCACTGGCCGTCGTCGCGGTCACCGCCGTCCTCGACCCGGAGGTGGTCATCCTCGGCGGTGGGATCGGCTCCCGGGTCGAGCTGGTCGAGCCGGTCCGGCGCTGGGTCGCCGCGCTGAGCGCGGACGTCCCGGCGATCAAGACCAGCCAGCTCGGCGACCGGGCCGGCCTGCTCGGCGCCGTCGCGGTCGCCCGCCAGGAGGCCGGAACCCACCCCGATCTGCCGGCCAAGCCCGTTCTGCCGGCCCACCCCGATTCGGCGGCGTGGCCCGTTGCGACCCAGCCCGACCGGAACACCTCTTTCGAATCAGTGGAGGGACGATAG
- a CDS encoding ABC transporter permease produces the protein MTQTDAAVKARSGPAWSRVNWRDYVVYIGFAVVFLFFAITQGSNGFLTTSNLTNIVIQTAPITVMAVGLVFVLAAGEIDLSIGSVVALSALVGAVTLRETDSMLLGAAAGLAAGAAVGLVNGVFVTLVRLPSFLVTLATMGAVAGLAREVTGLQSVPVGNDAFLTLFGQGEIFGIPGLVLWSVAAVVVGYIVLRQTRYGAHTLAIGDNVAAARVSGIKVVRVKIMVLMGSAMCAALAGLLYAGRLQGARYTLGEADLMSVIAAVIVGGTSLFGGKGSIVGALLGSLLMGMLNNGLILAGLSVSQQMMARGAIILVAVSLSLRERRG, from the coding sequence ATGACCCAGACCGATGCGGCGGTGAAGGCCAGAAGCGGACCGGCCTGGAGCAGGGTCAACTGGCGCGACTACGTGGTCTATATCGGCTTCGCCGTCGTGTTCCTGTTCTTTGCCATCACCCAGGGCAGCAACGGCTTCCTGACCACCAGCAACCTCACCAATATCGTCATCCAGACCGCACCGATCACGGTCATGGCGGTCGGGTTGGTCTTCGTGCTGGCAGCCGGCGAGATCGACCTGTCGATCGGCTCGGTCGTCGCGCTCTCCGCGCTGGTCGGCGCGGTGACGTTGCGAGAAACCGACAGCATGCTGCTCGGCGCGGCCGCGGGGCTGGCTGCCGGCGCGGCGGTCGGCCTGGTCAACGGGGTCTTCGTCACCCTCGTCCGGCTGCCCTCCTTCCTGGTCACCCTCGCCACGATGGGGGCGGTGGCCGGCCTGGCCCGCGAGGTGACCGGCCTGCAGTCGGTGCCGGTCGGCAACGACGCGTTCCTCACACTCTTCGGCCAGGGCGAGATCTTCGGCATTCCCGGCCTGGTGCTCTGGTCGGTGGCGGCCGTGGTCGTCGGCTACATCGTGCTGCGGCAGACCCGGTACGGGGCGCACACCCTCGCGATCGGCGACAACGTGGCCGCGGCCCGGGTCAGCGGCATCAAGGTGGTCCGCGTCAAGATTATGGTGCTGATGGGCAGCGCGATGTGCGCCGCTCTCGCCGGCCTGCTGTACGCGGGCCGCCTGCAGGGCGCCCGGTACACCCTTGGCGAGGCCGACCTGATGTCCGTGATCGCCGCCGTGATCGTCGGCGGGACCAGCCTGTTCGGCGGCAAGGGCTCCATCGTCGGGGCGCTGCTGGGCAGCCTGCTGATGGGCATGCTCAACAACGGCCTGATCCTGGCCGGGCTGTCCGTGTCCCAGCAGATGATGGCGCGCGGCGCGATCATCCTCGTGGCCGTCTCCCTCTCGCTGCGCGAGAGGCGCGGCTGA
- a CDS encoding alanine racemase gives MFLDLLRRRNPGLLAAAAHLHQRGDLPTNCYALDLDTVAANAAAIRREADRLGLSAYAMTKQVGRNPDFCRTIRDAGITEAVGVDLQCALADRRGGLGIGHLGHLVQIPRHEAATAAALAPKYWTVFNDTKAGEAAAANAATGREQALLARVMAPGDRFYRGHEGGYPADEIVEVADRLDALPGARFAGVTSFPTQLFDPAAGRVVPTPNLDTLRTAAAALRAAGRSHVEINAPGTTSTAILAMLAEAGATQVEPGHGLTGTTPWHAVTDLVEEPAVLYVSEVSHLWDGRAYVFGGGLYVDPVLGLGGTRALIVPRGGGLDDAHLVDVEMPAPEAIDYYAMADVGAVPAVAPGDTVLFGFRPQVFVTRALTAGVTGVRSGTPAVPGVYAADGSTPIRIDGTDTPSGTDARNHAAGSTGRAS, from the coding sequence ATGTTTCTGGATCTGCTGCGACGCCGCAACCCGGGCCTCCTGGCTGCTGCCGCGCACCTGCATCAGAGGGGCGACCTGCCGACCAACTGCTACGCGCTGGATCTGGACACCGTCGCGGCCAACGCCGCCGCCATCCGTCGCGAGGCCGACCGCCTCGGGCTGTCCGCGTACGCGATGACCAAGCAGGTCGGGCGGAATCCCGACTTCTGCCGGACGATCCGCGACGCCGGCATCACCGAGGCGGTCGGCGTCGACCTGCAGTGCGCGCTCGCCGACCGGCGCGGCGGGCTCGGCATCGGCCACCTCGGTCACCTGGTGCAGATCCCCCGGCACGAGGCGGCCACCGCCGCCGCGCTCGCCCCGAAGTACTGGACCGTCTTCAACGACACCAAGGCCGGCGAGGCGGCGGCCGCGAATGCCGCGACCGGGCGGGAGCAGGCGCTGCTCGCCCGGGTCATGGCCCCCGGCGACCGCTTCTACCGGGGTCACGAGGGCGGCTACCCGGCCGACGAGATCGTCGAGGTCGCCGACCGGCTCGACGCCCTTCCCGGGGCTCGGTTCGCGGGTGTCACCAGCTTCCCGACCCAGCTGTTCGACCCGGCCGCCGGCCGGGTCGTGCCGACCCCCAACCTCGACACCCTGCGGACCGCCGCCGCCGCGCTACGCGCAGCCGGGCGGTCGCACGTCGAGATCAACGCCCCGGGTACGACGTCCACCGCGATACTGGCCATGCTCGCCGAGGCCGGCGCCACGCAGGTCGAGCCCGGCCACGGGCTGACCGGCACGACGCCCTGGCACGCGGTCACCGACCTGGTCGAGGAGCCGGCCGTGCTCTACGTCAGCGAGGTGTCCCACCTGTGGGACGGTCGGGCCTACGTCTTCGGCGGCGGACTCTACGTCGACCCCGTGCTCGGCCTGGGCGGCACCCGCGCCCTGATCGTGCCCCGGGGCGGCGGTCTCGACGACGCGCATCTGGTCGACGTGGAGATGCCCGCGCCGGAGGCGATCGACTACTACGCGATGGCCGACGTCGGTGCCGTACCGGCCGTCGCGCCCGGCGACACGGTCCTGTTCGGGTTCCGGCCACAGGTGTTCGTCACCCGGGCACTGACCGCGGGAGTGACCGGCGTCCGGTCCGGTACCCCGGCCGTGCCCGGCGTCTACGCCGCCGACGGGTCCACGCCGATCCGGATCGACGGCACCGACACACCGAGCGGCACCGATGCGCGCAACCACGCGGCTGGCAGCACAGGGAGGGCATCATGA
- a CDS encoding ATP-binding cassette domain-containing protein gives MSTVTQNTVPAGDAAGTGTPPLQLRDIRKQFGGVVAIERFDLELAAGEITALVGDNGAGKSTLVKIISGVYQPTEGELRMHGRTVAFRDASDARRQGVEVVYQDLALADSQPVYMNMFLGRELTRGPLRLLDRRRMARETQELVDALDVRIPSAKATIRDLSGGQRQAVAICRATHWASGLVLMDEPTAALGVAETAKVEQLIMKLRDRGAAVLVVSHNLDQVFRIADRVAVLRRGRQVGVRHIEETSRNEIVSMITGASAEVERP, from the coding sequence ATGAGCACGGTCACCCAGAACACCGTTCCGGCCGGCGACGCGGCCGGAACGGGCACCCCGCCGTTGCAACTACGCGACATCCGCAAGCAGTTTGGCGGGGTCGTCGCGATCGAGCGCTTCGACCTGGAACTGGCCGCCGGGGAGATCACCGCACTGGTCGGCGACAACGGCGCAGGCAAGTCCACCCTCGTGAAGATCATTTCCGGGGTGTACCAGCCGACCGAGGGCGAGCTGCGGATGCACGGCCGGACGGTGGCGTTCCGGGACGCCTCCGACGCCCGGCGGCAGGGTGTCGAGGTGGTCTACCAGGACCTGGCCCTGGCCGACTCGCAGCCGGTCTACATGAACATGTTCCTCGGCCGGGAACTGACCCGCGGCCCGCTGCGGCTGCTCGACCGGCGCCGGATGGCGCGGGAGACCCAGGAGTTGGTGGATGCCCTGGACGTCCGCATCCCCAGCGCGAAGGCGACGATCCGGGACCTCTCCGGCGGGCAGCGGCAGGCGGTGGCGATCTGCCGTGCCACGCACTGGGCGAGCGGCCTGGTGCTGATGGATGAGCCGACCGCCGCGCTGGGTGTGGCCGAAACCGCCAAGGTGGAGCAGTTGATCATGAAGTTGCGTGACCGCGGTGCCGCCGTGCTGGTCGTCAGCCACAACCTCGACCAGGTGTTCCGGATCGCCGACCGGGTGGCCGTGCTGCGCCGGGGGCGCCAGGTCGGTGTCCGGCACATCGAGGAGACCAGCCGCAACGAGATCGTCTCGATGATCACCGGTGCGTCGGCGGAGGTCGAGCGGCCCTGA
- a CDS encoding DNA methyltransferase produces MNSYSEPGDVVFDPMCGCGTTLVEAMHLGRQGIGIDIEPRYTARPRSMSPLPRRRTPPARRRYSPGTQPVCSTWCPRPRSAG; encoded by the coding sequence ATCAACTCGTACAGCGAGCCGGGCGATGTGGTGTTCGACCCGATGTGCGGGTGCGGCACCACATTGGTGGAGGCCATGCACCTCGGCCGGCAGGGCATCGGGATCGACATTGAACCCCGCTACACGGCACGGCCGAGGTCAATGTCGCCCTTGCCGCGTCGCAGGACGCCACCGGCACGGCGACGGTATTCACCGGGGACGCAACCGGTCTGCTCGACCTGGTGCCCGCGTCCGCGGTCGGCCGGGTGA